Below is a genomic region from Fusarium oxysporum Fo47 chromosome XI, complete sequence.
ATTTGCTGTACCTTGAGCCATGATCTCTTGCGATGGGGCAACCTCGTATCCGTGCTTCTTACCAAAGCTTTTGGCGATAGCGATATGctcgacgatgaggatgataatgatgatggGGCTTTGAGGGAGAACAACGCCAATGAGATCAGGCTTTAAATCAGGAAGGCCAGCGTGGACGAAACCTGTGATGGATTAGCGCTTGAAGGGGGCAAGATTGAGCGGTTGACGTACCTTGGTTGATGTGTCCCACAATTCGGAACTTGCTCTCAGCTTCCTTCAAGTTGCGGTTGACCAGGAAGCTCACCAGTGTATATAATAGCATGGCGAAGGTGAGGCGCAGGGAAGACATGATTGACCACATCTTCTTTCGCGCAGGTTGACGAGCCTCCAACTTGGCAAAGACAAACTTCGCTAATTCCAGTAGAACAAGACAAGTGATACCGATAGCAGCGTCCAACTTGGTGCCGCCCAGGTTCTTCATTGTCGATATGAACACTTTGTAAGGCTCTTCACGTGTATTGACGCCGTGGATGCCCAGCAATACAGGGAGCTGAGTACACATGATGGAGATGCTGGCTGCTGTGATGAAGGCTGACACTGGGATGTAGGGGATGACTTCGACGAGCCATCCAAGACGAAATAGGCCCATTGCAAAGAGAATAATACCAGTCATGAATGACAACGTGCCGGCGATCTCAGCACTTGTGTATGTATCTGGTCGTGATTCGTGGACGTGGGAGATGACTTCTCCAACGAGAAGGGAACCGACAGCGGTGGTCTAGGGCCTCATGTTAGCCAAGAAGTAAAAGATTTCGGTTGACCGACGTACTCCAATGACAATGTCTTTCGATGTTCCAAACAACCAGTACGTTGCCGCACCAGCAAAAGAAGTATACAGCCCAAAGTCTGGCGGTAGCGTAGCAAGAAGAGCATACGCCATGGCTTGAGGAATAACGACCAACCCAACGGTCAAACCAGCAATACTATCACCCAACAGCCACCGCCAGTTGTATCTCGGCAACCAATTCGAGCAAGGAAACAAAGACTTGGCAAACCGAAGTGAATCATGTCGGCTTGGAACGCACTCGCCCAGCGCTTCCTTCACTGTCGGTTCAACTTCGTAATAATCGatcgtcttcttcatgatTGCCCCAGAAAGAAAGTAAGGTTATTTTTGAGGAAAATCAAGTTTATTTTGTGGGCCGTTGGGAAGGATTTATAGATATCATGGGTGAGGCCGACAGCCGTGGAGCGAGACGGTAAAGTCGGCGGGGCCGCTTTGAGACGTTGGTCGCCGATCAGTTGGGGCCGGCGGTGACGGTGCCGATATCCTCGGACGGTCGAGAAGATGCAGGGAGAATCGAGATCGGGCCACAAAACCTGTTGATCTGTTTTGCTTGTTTTTCAGACGTCTTATCGGCCGGTACATGCAGTACAACCCTTCTTTGGGGAACTCGGTGCGAAATGGCTGTTCGCTTCAGAACACGATAATGAATGGCGCTCCAAGATACGAATGAAGAAATTGTTGAGGACCTCTACGATACGCAGGAGTAAGCATTGAACATTTGATATTTCGGgatattttaatttattttattacaGCATGACATCTATCCGTACTTGTAACTGTTCCCTTCCTGGCTGTCTGATAGTATGCGGAGTCTCCGTAAAGCATTCAATGCTACAACATGGAACAAGCACATTCTCATAAGACGCTTTCATGGTTCGAATATTCAATTACTTTCATTATATACACCTATATAGACAAAAGAATAACTTGCTTGAAAGCAAAACCTGGGACTGGCTCATGCACAAAGAACGCTCCAAAGTCCCTGACAACCAAATTTTAAGAATCCAAAATGGGACCATACGCCGGAATACCGCGACTCTCCAGCTGATAAACCACTTTCGCTGTCGTCGATCTGTTGGAAATGATGCACACACATTCAGCGCCGCTCTCCTTGTAGGCTTGATATGCTAACTTGACCATATCTGGTCGACCCTTCTTGTCTGTATCCCAGATGATTGCCTCAGAGTCCATGGCAAGAATAGTGTCGAGGATCTCTTGTCCATAAGTTGAGAGAGGGTTCTTGGTAGACCATACTACGTGGCACGGAACGCGCCTCTCCATGATGACAGGCATACAGGGTCCGATGCCTGATCCTGTTGCGACCAGAACGACCTTCTTGAACAGCGGTGCGACAGCAAGAACACCAGATGCTGGAGTACCTCGAGTCCAGATGGATGTCGGTGGCTTCTCAATGATCCGCTTGGTCCAGTCACCTGCTTTAGATACAATGATTGAGAAGCCTTTACCGCTGGGTTCAGGGATGGCTGCGAAAGCATGCCACTCAATCATGGGTCGATCAGTGATGCGAACACCTCGTGAAGTGCAAGGTCCAGGTGTGCAAAAGTCGAAGTGAAGACGCACAGCGTGGTTGGAGAGAGGCTCAGGCCTGACGTTAACACGACGAAGTCTGGCCCAAGGCAGGGCGATGCTGAGAGTGATGAGTGACAGTAGGTAGATCGTTGGGTTCTTGGCCAATGCGTCCCCCAAGGGCTCAGTTgccgttgctgctgttgatgtaATGACATGGGCCCAAACAAGAGCGACAGAGAACCAGCCGACAAAGCGATGCGCCCACTCGAACTGATCGTGCATCTTCATGCGGACACTGGGGTACGCCATACCAAGGATGAATaagagcagaagaaggatgaCATAAGTCAAGGCGAGGACGACACACTTGATAGGAGGCTGGTATGTCTCCAAGAGAAAGTCTCGGCTTGTAGAGATCGTGTACATGAACCACCAAGCAGTAGCAGAGACGGCGCAGCCAGAGTGAACACCACCGTTGTGATATACACGGGCAAAGTGCCTTCGGATAGACAGAGGGAATGACGTGGGAACTCGGGAGCAGACGAAGAATATCGCGTTGACAACGTAGTCTTGACGTACGAGGACGGCGCAGAGAAGATTCGAAGCGACAGCCGTCGCGACCTTGGAAGGGGATGGGAAGAAGTTATTGTTGCGGCTTTCccaaagaaggaagatgagtacagtgaggttggagatgaagatgaggccgAAGAGCTTGCGATATGCTGAGAATGCAGTGTGGCGGAGCCAGCGCCATCCATGGAAGCCATTCTTATCAGGAAGTGCATACTCTTCagtctcaacctcttcataGTCCTCAATAACGGCCTTGGGATCCTTCTCCAGATCCCTCATCATACCATTCTTCTCGCCCTCAAAGAGCGTTCCATCGCTGGAACTGCCAATCGACAGCAAGCGCTCATGCGACGGCCAAACTGTCTCCGGTCTAGCCTTCACAACCGCTTGCTGAACGTCACTCTTACCCTCAGCAATCTTGTACAAAGCTCTCTTGTCAATCTTTCCATTCGGCGTGAGTTCCAGAACGGGAAGATGTTTCCAGATTGTGGGGACAGCGTAGAAGGGCTGGGTCTTTCCAACGGTTTGTTTCAGCTCCGTTTCAGCGATCGGAATGTGGGAGGAGTAGAAGCCCCACAGAGCGTTGTCGATCTTTAGGGCGCAGCCTTTTATGACGCCGGGGGTTGATTCGATGGAGCGGGATACGCCGTCGAGCTCGACGCGGAAGCCTTGGATCTTGACTTGGTCGTCTTTTCGGCCGAGGGGGAGGAGGCTGCCGTCTTCAAGCCATTGGGCTAAATCGCCAGTGTTGAACATCATGTTGCTTCTCATGTTAGTATCAATCCGTGACGGTGAGATTGTAGAGAACATACCCATCGTTGGTGAACTTGTCCAGCTTGTAGCGAGTAGCTGTTAGTTCAGGAAGATTGATGTAGCCTCGAGAAACACCTGGGCCGCCAGCCCACATAACACCAGGTTGGCCAATTGGAACAGGGTTCTCATTATCATCCAAGATGTAAACATTCGTGTTGGGGTTAGGCTTGCCAATCGACAGTGGAATACCTGGTTGGTGAAGATGCGCTGTGTTGAGCATGCTGATCTCGGTTGGTCCGCAAACGTTCCAGAAGTTGACATGGGGAGCCCATTTCTCGGCGAGCGCCAAAGGGCAAGGCTCGCCGCCGACAGCGATTGTATCGACATTGGGAAAGTCCTCGATTCGTGGCATGTACTTTTGGACGACCGATGGTGTAGCGATGATGGTGTCGCAACGTTGGAGACACTCGGTCCAGGGCTCGAGGCCGCTGCCTCTGATGTGAAGAGTACCGCCGTTCATCATTGTACCCAAGATCTCCCAGGCACCTGTTGGCAATAATGGTTAGTCCAGTCAATTGAAGAGTGTCAGATCTCACTTACACATATCGAAAGCGACATTCAGCTGCTGTGCCACGTTCCTGCCAGGTCTAATGCCGAGCTTGGATGGCTCTGCCAAAAGGGTATTGGTGACACCTCGATGTCTCACGTCCACACCCTTAGGTCGGCCTGTCGTACCCGAAGTGTAGATGACATATGCACCATCATCTGGACCGACCTCCACCATAGGATGTGAAGGGTTGCCTCTGCGCCAGAGATCTGAGTGGCTGTCCAGATCGAGAACATTAACAAAGTTCCGTCGATCATCTGGAATGCTGCGAACAACCTTGTCAAAGAACTTGGGAAGACAGAGAACAACAGGAGCGTCGGAATCGGCAATGTCAAAGCCCAGTGTGTCGTCGGTGACGATGCCACCATCCAATGGCACGTACTGGCCACCAGCTTTAAGAACAgcgaggatgaagacaaCCATCTCAATGCAACGCGAGTACACCAACACAACACGATCGCCAACCCTCAAGCCGAAAGTATGTATCAGCTCGTTCGCCAACATATTTGCCCTTCGGTTGAGCTCTCGATATGTGATGTTGCTCCCGTCATAATGTCGAACCGCAATGAGATCAGGGTGCGCCAGCGCAACCGCCTCAAAAGCGTGATGAGCAACATTATACGGAATAGGACACTCAGGTCCCTTGCTGAATCGGTTGAATAACACTCTATCCGCCAGGGAGAGGCTCTCAAGAGAGCTGAAAGAATAGGAAGAGGACATGATGGGACGCTTTGGGCATAGAACGTCTGACCACCAAGCATGCCGTCAAGGCTGCGTCATGGTGATCTCCTTAAGTATTTGTAACCTGCAAAGAAAATTGCAATTGGAAATGACGGAGAACCTTAACAGCACAGGATATTGACTAAATTTCCCGTTCTGGTTTCGGAACAAGAAACGTCTACGACAATCAGTGTATCCGGCAGCTCGATTCTTGGCAGCATAAAACCCTGAGCGTCTTTAGCATGTGGATTCGGCCGAATAAGGTTGCATTAGTGAGATCTTTTGGCTCAGATGCATAACGCTCCGTTGGGATTTCTACTCTTTACGGAAGCTGATCCGCCGCAGTGACCAAGGCAGATAAAGGCAGGTCCCTGTATATCAGAGGCGTAACGATCAGGGTTTAGTACGAGATTCCCAAAACGAAACGGAGATCGTTCTGTTTTACGTAGCAAATGGCGAGCTTGACAGGGCAATACTGCAACAGAATAGGCTTACCGTTCGGAGTGGGGAAGGGAATCTGCAAGGGGCCCTGAAACTCGTCACGTTTTGTGGTCTTCAACGGCGTTCGTCAGTGCTTCTTTTTTGTTCTTTCGGGAAGTTGGCTAGTTGGGATACTTACAAAGAGAATTGTAATCAGAGTGGGATAACGAAAAGAGTAACAAAACCGTTGAGGCAACGTGTAGATCTTCAATTGACCTGCCCCAAATGCCGAAACGACCGTTCCGGAATCTGTGACGAGACCAAAAACTCCACAAGGTCGAAACTTGAGATTTTTTTCATGAGTTCAGTACGATGGATCAAGGGACAGATTGTCAATGCGCTTGACGAGACCCTCATGTATGATGAAAGACTTAAACAATTGACCTCGCTCATCTTCCGGTTGCGAATTGCTTCATTTCATCATAACCAAGATTTAACTGAATTTCCTCGACAGCGACCGCTTCAGAGACACGTCACAATGGAGAACCTCCAGGATATCAAGCTTTCGACCGCCAGCGATACTGGTGTCGCACTCATCCAGTTCAACAGACCAGCCAAACGCAATGCCTTTTCACAGAATACGATAAACGAAATAGTCGCCACTCTGGACCATCTAGACTCAGTGGATACCGTGCGCGCTGTGGTTTTGACTGGTGGACCTGAAGGGCACTTTTGTGGTAAGTTCAGAGTTTCTCCATCGGAAGAATAGAGAGTTCTTTGGTGGGATAAAGTTGTTCTGATAATGCGGCTGCTAATTGAGTTTCGGGAGCAGCTGGCATGGATTTAAACGAGTTGGTGGAGCTGTCGACTTCGAAAGCCCATAAAATTGAGTTTCTCAAGGATTTGACCGATGCGCTAGCGAGGTTTTCCAAGCCTCtcattgctgctgttgttgggtTTGCTGTAGGTGATCTACTGATCGCCACTCAGAGTTTGAACTAATGAGATACAGTTGGGTGGTGGTTTCGAGATTGCTCTTGCTGTAAGTTGAGAACATCAATCCTCACGCGTGATTCCAGCTAATGGTTTAGTGCGACATCATCTAcgctgctgaagatgccaTGTTCGGCCTTCCAGAGGTCAAGATCGGTACCATCCCCGGCGCAGGCGGTACACAGCGCCTGGCTCGTGCCCTGGGAAAGCACAAGGTATCTCACGATCAAACCAGCCCCAAACCTTAGTGACAATCACTGACTACCGGTTCTAGGCAATGGAGTTCGTCTTGACAGGCGAGCCAGCAAGTGGAGCTGAATTCGAGCGACTTGGCGTTGTAACAAAGGTCTTCCCCAGGTCAGACGTTGTCCAAGTAGCGACGTCGCTGGCTGAGAAGATTGCGCGTCTGTCGGCTCCGGTTATCGAAACGGCCAAGAAAGCTGTTTTGACTGGTGAGTTTGACCAATAAGATTCCCCGGCCTTGTCCGTTGGTGATTAACCCTTGTCGCAGTGGAAAATTCGACCCTTGATGCTGGGATGACGCATGAAAAGGCGCTGTACTATTCGACGTTTGGGCTGGATGATTTCAAGGAGGGAATCCAGTCATTCCTCCAGAAACGACAGCCCAGCTTCAAACATTCTTAGTTATCTTAGTGTAAATTGAACAGACATCAGTGTGATAAACTTCCCAGTCTTGTCAACAATGGCAAATTACTCCGTACCCTTAGATCCAAATTCTCCATGTCCATGACTGATGCACTTGCTATTCTTATCCCAAAAAAACGTTAAATTACTCAGGGGCCTAACGTTAGGGTCTCACAGCTAAGGCCCACTTGTGGATAGCCTCCTTTCCCCTGCCTTAGGAAAACCCACCTTCAAATGCCGCTAGGTTAGATCCCCGAAGATGTCAGTTCCGCGACGATTAGGCGACTCAGCTGTCACTCATTACCGCGGAAATACATCCTTGGCTCACGCAATACCGTTGGCATAAGCCGAAGGCTGAAACCTGGTCTTATGAAACAAGGCTTCGTAAAACATGTTACGGCGATGTT
It encodes:
- a CDS encoding ClpP/crotonase-like domain-containing protein, translated to MENLQDIKLSTASDTGVALIQFNRPAKRNAFSQNTINEIVATLDHLDSVDTVRAVVLTGGPEGHFCAGMDLNELVELSTSKAHKIEFLKDLTDALARFSKPLIAAVVGFALGGGFEIALACDIIYAAEDAMFGLPEVKIGTIPGAGGTQRLARALGKHKAMEFVLTGEPASGAEFERLGVVTKVFPRSDVVQVATSLAEKIARLSAPVIETAKKAVLTVENSTLDAGMTHEKALYYSTFGLDDFKEGIQSFLQKRQPSFKHS